A window from Gymnogyps californianus isolate 813 chromosome 27, ASM1813914v2, whole genome shotgun sequence encodes these proteins:
- the RABIF gene encoding guanine nucleotide exchange factor MSS4: protein MAAACAEMESAAAPPPSPPPPAAAAGSAELVCAQGRNLKAVLCQRCGSRVLLPGAATFARRELLLPAMRKKAAAAAGGGGGDVVREHWLVRDMFSFENVGFTRDVGNVKFLVCADCEAGPIGWHCLDDKDSFYVALERVAHE, encoded by the exons ATGGCGGCGGCCTGCGCCGAGATGGAGTCGGCGGCGGCGCCTCCTccgtctcctcctcctcccgccgccgcggcgggctCGGCCGAGCTGGTGTGCGCGCAGGGCCGGAACCTGAAGGCAGTGCTGTGCCAGCGCTGCGGGTCCCGGGTGCTGCTGCCCGGCGCCGCCACCTTCGCCCGCCGTGAG ctcctcctgcccgcCATGAGGAagaaggcggcggcggcagcgggcggcggcggcggggacgtGGTGCGGGAGCACTGGCTGGTGCGCGACATGTTCTCCTTCGAGAACGTCGGCTTCACCCGCGACGTGGGCAACGTCAAGTTCCTGGTGTGCGCCGACTGCGAGGCGGGGCCCATCGGCTGGCACTGCCTCGACGACAAGGACAGCTTCTACGTGGCGCTGGAGCGCGTGGCCCACGAGTGA